The Kwoniella bestiolae CBS 10118 chromosome 4, complete sequence region AAGAGTCGGTAAGTCTTCGTTTGCCTACCTTTGTCTAGGGTGTCCACCATAAGCTAAGAATGTGCCTCTCAGTTCTGCGTATACGACCTTCTGACCCCAACGACTCTTCCATCCCACCTCGATTTCGAAACGTGCTCGTCCATCCTACATCCCCTTCAGAGGTCAGATTGGATGTCGACCCAGCTACTTTAGCGGGTCAAGCTGTTGGAACGTCCAATGCTGGAGGAAACAAGAAACACCCTTTATTCAACTTTGATCATGTGCTAGGTGAACAGGCGACTCAAACGGAGCTGTACGATGTCACTGCCAGAGAGACTGTAGATGAATTCATGAAAGGTCACAATGTCACATTCTTAGCGTGAGTCTGCCGGATAGGCAAGCTGCCACCTCAACCTGTCCAACGCTGACGTCTTCAGATACAACATGTAGATACGGTCAAACCAGTTCTGGAAAATCATATTCCATGGGAACAACAGGTGAAGAAGTCGATTATTCCGGAACCGAATTCACCCCTAGAACAGGTCTGATACCTCGTACCGTTCACACGATCTTTGAGAAAGCCGAGGAGACTAGGCAACAATCTGGACCGGGTGCATCATGGGAATGTCGACTGAGCTTCCTTGAATTATATAACGAGGAGATAATTGACCTCCTTTCCGGAAGTGGAGTGGCGATTCAGATcagagaggaaagagacgGACGTATCGTATGGTCCGGTGTGAAAGAAGTGAAAGTTAAATCACTCGAGGAAGTCATGCAGCTCTTGCAAGAAGGGTCAGAAAGGAGGAAAACCGGTGAAACCAATATGAATGCTACCTCCTCAAGAAGTCATGCTatcttctctctcactctcgtACAGAAGAAACGCTCGAGCTTAACAATGACACCGCCCAACTCATCTGGGATACCGCGGAGCGAAACTCCCATTCGTGGATTACGTCGACCGTCCTCTACCATCGGCCTTCCTGGACCTAGATCGCCCACCCCCTCaggtggaaggggtggacCTCCCAGTAGTTTTGGTCGAGCCACACCTACTGCCCGACCCATGTCTATGCAaccccctccttcacctagTACCAACGAATTCGTAATCACCACCAGCAAATTCAATATGGTCGATCTGGCTGGATCAGAACGATTGAAACGTACGGCAGCTCAAGGAGATAGGATGAAAGAAGGTATATCCATCAATTCTGGATTACTGGCACTGGGAAATGTCATTTCGACTCTGTGTGATCCGGTGAAAGCCAGAGGGCATATACCTTATCGAGATTCAAAGTTGACCAGGATGCTACAAGACTCCATCGGTGGGAACTCCCTCACAACGATGATAGCTTGTATATCACCTATCGAAGCGAATGTAGGAGAAACGATCAATACTATCAAGTACGCTTCTAGAGCTAGAAATATTAGGAATCAAGCTAAGATCAATCAGGTCGAAGCTGGttgggatgatgtggaaCATCTACAAAGTACTGtgatgaagttgaggaaACAGTTAGCAATGTtaggtgaagatgggaaaTTAGCTGTCCCCAATGGAACTGGTGGTGCGAGTGAAGAAAGTATTAAGCAGAGTGAGAAGTTGATCCAGAGATTGGCGGAGTTGCAGAGAGAACATacagaggtgagctagttCTGCAATGACCAAGAGTTAGATAGCCCACTGACAAGTTATTCTAGCTTTACGATCGATATCTCCAGAAATGCAGTGAGAATATGAGACTGTCAAGCGAGCTGAGGAGTAGAGAGCCGTCAGATAGTGATGCTTCGAGCAAATTTAACGATATGGTTGAGCCTGTCATTCTGGAGTGAGTAATCGATtatggattgattgatatttCAGCTGACAATATCGCATGAAGATATGAAAAGGTGGTATCTGCCTTAAATCAGCAACTCGACGAGCTACGGGGGGAATTAGTGAGTTGTGTTTTGTCGATATCATATTAGGTAAGCGTACTGACGTGCGACTCCAGTCTGCAATGAGCGAAATGCAAGATGATCAAAATCGACAATTGCAAGAAGCTCGTGATCGACAGGCTCAGAGCGAGACTTATGTATCCGAGTTGAGAACTCGACTCGCTAAACTCACTGAACGGAATACTTCAAGCGAGGTAAGTTTCTTTTGTCCTATTGTAAAGAAAGCCGAATAAGCTGACAACGAGTACAGGCTTATATTCACGATCTTGAGGCGAAACTCAAATCGCTTGCCGACAAGGAGGATTCTCATTCCGATGTGGTCGCGGAGCTGAAGAGAGACATCGCCAAGCTTAGAGAAAACAACGTCACGCTCAATCAGCATACCACCGAACTCGAAGCGAGGCTATCCAGATCCGAAGCTCTTTCGAGCAACTTGGCTGTTCAGGTGGAAAAacaagagaaggaagcggAGCGAAGAGAAGCTGCTTATCGAGATTTGGAAGCTCACATCGCCCTTCTGGATACCAGCAAAGACAACAAGCTTCTTCTGGAAGAGCTTGATCAACGAGATCAGAAGATTGCTGAACTCGaaagggagttggaagagaaagCTGCTTTAGAAGATAAAGAGAGGTTACAGCTGTTAGATGCTGTTCAAGCGGAAAAGTCAATCCAATCGGAACTGAGATCAAGACTTGCCTCTATGCAAGCTTCGGCTTCATCCGCAGCGACTACGACTGGCCCCGCTTCACCCCCTCCCgaacgagaggaagagattaCCGAACCGGTAGTGCTGCCTCGTACCCCTCTACGAACCACCAAACAGCTTACTCCACCTGAAAGTCCTCAAGAGCCGCCTTCACATGCCAATCCCGACAACAAAGATGAAGTGGAGGAGCTGAAGAGAGCTTTGAGGGAATTATCTGAGAAGTATAGCAATGCCGAATCGAGAGTTGCTGATCTGACAACTCAATTATCTGAGGCCAGATTGGTCAACgcagagatggaagatacTGCTCCACCgtcaccttcaccagccacagaagacgaagaagaaactCTTAGTGAAGCTGAAACCACCCTTCAGACACCTAGAGATAGTATGTCAGCAACTTCACCATCTAGAAGAAGAGGCTCGATGCCTATTTTATCTGCTACCAAGGCTCAGGGAGGACAGGGGCCGGGTTTtcggggagggaggggataCGGAGATTCAACGCGAATGAGGTGGGTGTCTTTTCGTGTCAGAGTACACTCTGAGCGTGCTTgaacaatcagctgacattatACTTTATCAGACCTCAATCGCTATCGCAGGAGCTATCCTCTGCGCAAGCCTTGGGTTCATCGCCAAGATCTTCATGGACGCCTATACAATCACATAGTCGCAGTAACAGCTTGTTGCtgtcttcaccttctccaacgCAGTCGATACATACTTTGAAACCGTCCAGGTCTAGTCAGTCTCTGGAAGCTGAATTGAAGTTTGTCcatcgagtgagtgagatctCTAGCTACTATTATCTCGATGGGCCACAAGCTGATCGTTTTGCTTTCTTGGTTTGTAGATCGTTGAAGAAAGGGACGAAGAATTGAAGGACCGTGAAGCGTATATAAGGCAACTTGAAGAAAATCTCCAAATCACAAATAAAAAGCACAATATCCCCTCCCTTGCATCCAGTGCACCCATAATCGAAAACCACATACCGTCCACACCCATTAAAACACCTAAAATACAGGTTCCAGATACCCCACCGAGAGATATACCCTTACCTGATAGTCCGAATACCCCAAGAACACCGATAGTGAAGTTACCTGAACCCGAACCTGTTCCGGAGAATGGTCAGTTGAGGAATAGAGAGGCACTGGCAGTGCCCGCaaatgaagagatggaaatgGGAGGACTGTCACCTAAATCCGTGAAGAGGTTTAGTCAGCTCAAAGATACCCTAAGTCAACTTGAGAATGGTGGAAGTGAGAAGTCAGAAGCGCAAGTCAAGATTGAcaaattgatgaagtaaGTCCTCGTTAGCGCAGTAAGCTGTAATATCATACTGATGCCCATGGTATAGAGAAATGGTCGACAAAGAAGAATCGCAAAAAAAGATCATCGAGCAGCAATTCATCCAGATTGCCGATCTGCAAAAGATGAACAACAAGCTCAAAGAAGAATTGACAGAAAGAGTGAGCTTGAGAAGACCAATAACGTACAGAACGCAATTTGACAGAAGGTTTTATCCTGAACAGGAACTTGAAACGCCTTCAACAGCAGATTACCACGAATTGCGAAAAGAACGAGACCAACTCATTACCGAGAAAGCTCAGTCGTTCCCCCATgtcccttctttctcaccTAAAACACCAGCTCTTGACCTCGTAGCCATGGAAAGGCTGAAGGCTGAACATGCTGAAGATCTTCGTTCACTCATTCAAGGTCATAAAGATACCATCACTGTGCTTCAGACTGAGCATGTCGTTGCTCTCGATAAGCTCAAGAATACTATCGAAGGCAACGAGAATTCCCATCGAGCCGAGATCGAAGCACTTCAGTCGAAACACGATACCATCATTTCAGATCTTCAGAGCAGACATAACGAGACTCTCGAAGCTGTCCAATCAGAGAACAACATGATCGccgaagagatggagaaatCATTATCGGAAAGCGAAGAGGAACGTCGAcagctgaagatgaaagctgatcaaGCCCTATTCGAACTCTCAAGAATCAGAGATGAACATGCCTTACAGAGAAATATCGACGCCAAGTCCATATCTGAATTAACCAAATCTCGTACCGCATTAGAAAAGTCCAAAGTAGACCTGGAAAATGTTATTTCAGATTTGAAGAACACCAACATCGATCTGACAAAAAAACTATCAGAgttggaagtgaagatgagcaGGAAATCTACGATGCCTCCTCCCCAGGGTCCACCACCTACTaccccactcccacccctACCTAAGAAACATTCTATGAACAACTTGAAATCCGACATGGGATCACCCACCTCGTTATCCGGCTTTAAGCAGGAAGGTACGACCAATGGAGATTACTTTGGAAGACAGAGTATGTCGAGTAATGGACATGCTTCGGTGGGTAGTAATGAAGTTTCTGTGGAGAGGGAGCAGATCTCGAAATTGATTAGTGAAAAGGATGTGATTGctggtgagaaggaagagttgttgggtgagaaggaggatttgaagaaggagatgaaggatgtgaagaggaaggtgcaGGATGTGGTGAGTTTTCAACTTTCTTtcactcaacatccccaaaACTAGCTGGTCAAGGAGAAGTGTTGGGCTGATGATGTGGTTTTAGGAGAATAAATTGATGGAAGAGAAAGTAAAGGTCACGAACCTTACTTTTGATTTACGTGAATCGCAAAAACAAAGTGAGTTTCAGACCATCTTACCATTACCCCTTTTCAAATCCAGAGTGTAGGTTGTTAGTATGGTAAGAATGATTTCACTGATCCTCTTGGTCTGATCACTTGTAGATACCAAACTCCGTCAACATCTCGACGAAAGCAAGAACCAAGTCAAGCAACTGACCGATACATGCAATCTCCACATTACCGAGCTAAACGCccgaagagaagaagccAATAGGTTCAGTGAGGAGGGACATAAGAATAGAGATTCGCTGCAGGCTGCACAGGCTCAGGTGGAAACTTTGAAGAGGCAGTTGGATAAGGCtgtcgagaagaaggtgaataAGAAGTTGTTAGGGGTGAGTGCATCTTCCACTCGCTTTCTCGTGCATTTACATGCAATAGGAAGTTGTCTTACTGACTATTTGTTTCTTGTTTTGGATTCGGAATGTAGTGCTTCTAGATGCTGGTATCTCTAAGTATGCCTCTCTCTTACCTCAAGTCATTCAATGGTTTTAGTTGTTTTGGTCTTATGTGTTATTATGGACTATCGTGTTTTCCCGTATTTGTTATATCTTCGACTGGATATGTATATTGACTATATGTTATATGCGGATCTATTAGAGGTGACCCGATTTGTTATGGTATTTAGCGAGTGGTTCAGTGAAAGTGGACGGACGGATTATGCAGAATACATGATACAATTCATTGGAATGATGTCTCGCTCAGAAGATGCCTTTCCAAAATCACGATCGAAGGATCCCATCTCGTGTAGCCTATATCTCTACAACATCTCTCACTCTACATACAACAGACAATCACCTCACTTCGACATTCTGTTACTTCCTGCTCTTTCAGATGTGTTCACTCCGGCCCATCAATCACGCATTTGATGACAAACTTGCCATCCTTATCTCTACCCGCTTTGGTAATTTCGAATGCCTCCAGCGCATCTTTGAATTTGAAGGTGTGCGTcaggaggggttgaagatTTACGAGACCGCGGTTGACTAGGTCGATCGCTAGGGGACTGTTTTAGGTGGGCATAAATCAGCTCTTGGTTGGTTGTGCGATGGTTTTGGAGTATCAGACTCGGACAGATGGACTTACTAATCCCCATTACCATACCTACCTCCCATATTTCGTTAGCTCATCATATCTCAGGAGTATTCCAATTCAAGGGATTTCTAACGCTGGctcacctccatccaccTTTGATGGTTATCTCATTGGTCGTCACTCTGAACATTGGAATCTGGATATCAGGTGGCCCAAACCCTGTCTGAACGTATGTACCACTATGAGAGTGATGCATGTCAGCTGTGGCGAGTAGCAGGAAGACGTATTCGTAAAGAAGGAATAGGTCATAGAAGGAAGCACATCACGTACCCTGGCTTAACAGCGTTGAGACCCATCTGGATGCACACTTCCGCACCTGTCGCGTCCACCACCAGGTCGATCGATCCTGGACCTCGGGGTGGGATACCgaaggaaaggaggaggtcTGAGGCGGCTCTGACTGAGTATTGAGGTCGGCTTTCATTCTCGTTCTGCTTGATCTGAAGTTCATATAGGGCGTAAGCATCGTAGTATTCCAACGATTATTCAAGGACATTCAGAATCGATGGATTGGATTACCATTATTGCATAGCATGGTCGTCATGGTCTGGGTCATATCCACTTGAGAGAGGGTTACTCACAGGTATGTACACGTCCGTAGCTGCATAACCCTTTGCGAAATCCAATCTCTCCCTATTATTATCGACGCCTACTATCCTATTCGCTCCCATCCCTTTCGCTACTGCCATAGCTAATAACCCTACAGGCCCCGCACCAAAGATGAGAACGTTGTATCCTGTCTTCATACCTCCCTTGTTGGCCACGGCGTGCACAGCTACGGAAAGAGGTTCCATCATGGCGCCGTACTCTAATGCTACGGAGGAGGGGAGTCGGTACACCAGATCTGCGG contains the following coding sequences:
- a CDS encoding chlorophyll synthesis pathway protein BchC — protein: MSSHAILPEGTPHPAGFKPKDNPAFILYDKLKTGYEEQPIPELGPDEVLIEIKKTGICGSDVHFYNTGAMGLVALEEPMCLGHESAGIIVQLGSNNVVGKGALQLGDKVALEPGVTCRMCTDCRGGCYQICEHMVFAAYPPSRGGTLQRYYKLPADLVYRLPSSVALEYGAMMEPLSVAVHAVANKGGMKTGYNVLIFGAGPVGLLAMAVAKGMGANRIVGVDNNRERLDFAKGYAATDVYIPIKQNENESRPQYSVRAASDLLLSFGIPPRGPGSIDLVVDATGAEVCIQMGLNAVKPGGTYVQTGFGPPDIQIPMFRVTTNEITIKGGWRYGNGDYPLAIDLVNRGLVNLQPLLTHTFKFKDALEAFEITKAGRDKDGKFVIKCVIDGPE